The proteins below are encoded in one region of Mycteria americana isolate JAX WOST 10 ecotype Jacksonville Zoo and Gardens chromosome 22, USCA_MyAme_1.0, whole genome shotgun sequence:
- the LOC142419669 gene encoding LOW QUALITY PROTEIN: olfactory receptor 4M1-like (The sequence of the model RefSeq protein was modified relative to this genomic sequence to represent the inferred CDS: inserted 2 bases in 1 codon), with translation METENKTEVTEIVLLRLSQTHEVQLFLFFLFLLFYVIVLPVNILIILIVRGDPQLDSPMYFFLAILAFLDICYCSITPPKMLADFFWQQKTISTRSCIAQLFFLHFLGGTEIFLLIAMAFDXLHYATLMRKMLYWVLVGTAWAGGFIHSIIQVAFVVHLPFCGPNKLDSFFCDVTQVINLARTNTYILEFTIFVNSGLVIFICFILLLISYGVLLIHLKTGISRGKSKAVSTCTTHIIVVVVMFGPAIYIYCRPFCSLPLDKMVAVFHTMVFPLRNPMIYTLRNREILSAMKRLLVQYFLQRGK, from the exons atggaaacagaaaacaagacagaagtaACAGAAATTGTGCTGCTGAGATTGTCTCAGACACATGAAGTACaactcttcctctttttcctcttcctccttttctatGTCATTGTCCTTCCAGTAAACATCCTCATCATCCTCATAGTCAGGGGAGATCCACAGCTGGACTCCCCGATGTACTTTTTCCTAGCCATTCTGGCTTTCCTGGATATCTGTTACTGTTCTATTACTCCACCGAAGATGCTGGCTGATTTCTTCTGGCAACAGAAGACCATCTCTACCAGAAGCTGTATAgcacagcttttcttcctccacttCCTGGGTGGAACTGAGATCTTCCTGCTCATAGCTATGGCCTTTGA TCTTCATTATGCAACCTTAATGAGGAAAATGCTCTATTGGGTCTTGGTGGGGACAGCGTGGGCTGGAGGATTCATACATTCGATCATCCAGGTTGCATTTGTTGTTCATCTTCCCTTCTGTGGCCCCAACAAACTGGACAGCTTCTTTTGTGATGTTACACAAGTGATTAACTTAGCACGTACCAACACTTACATACTGGAGTTTACCATATTTGTCAACAGTGGCCTAGTCATCTTTATATGTTTCATTCTTCTGCTGATTTCCTATGGTGTCCTACTAATCCATCTGAAaacaggcatctccagagggaAGAGCAAAGCAGTATCTACCTGCACCACCCACATCATTGtggtgg TTGTTATGTTTGGACCAGCTATATACATCTATTGCCGGCCTTTCTGCAGCTTGCCCCTGGACAAGATGGTGGCTGTGTTCCACACCATGGTTTTTCCCCTCAGGAACCCCATGATCTACACCCTGAGGAACAGGGAGATCCTCAGTGCCATGAAGCGTTTGTTGGTGCAGTACTTTCTGCAGAGAGGGAAATAG
- the LOC142419733 gene encoding LOW QUALITY PROTEIN: olfactory receptor 6B1-like (The sequence of the model RefSeq protein was modified relative to this genomic sequence to represent the inferred CDS: inserted 1 base in 1 codon) — protein MADTKQENQTSLTEFILLGFGNLPKLQIFLFLFFLLIYFVTIIGNILIVLLVVIDQHLHTPMYFFLGNLSCLETCYSSNILPRMLVNFLTRENRISFNSCLLQFYFFASLACAECYLLSAMSYDRYLAICKPLHYTTFMNVRSSVLLAAGSWLCGFLASICTTLYASWLTFCGPNEIDHFFCDYTPLLVLSCSETHRTELVMSILASACTMPPFLLTLATYICIITVILKIPSNIGRQKAFSTCSSHLIVVTVFYGTLIAVYTLPKTKALRELNKVLSVFYTILTPMLNPLIYXLRNKKFKEALRKAIGKYIH, from the exons ATGGCagacacaaaacaagaaaatcagACATCCCTCACAGAATTCATCCTCTTGGGGTTTGGGAATCTCCCTAaactacagatttttctctttctgttttttttattaatctactTTGTGACCATAATTGGGAACATACTCATTGTTCTTCTGGTTGTGATAGATCAGCATCTACATACACCTATGTACTTCTTCTTGGGGAACTTGTCCTGCTTGGAGACCTGCTACTCTTCAAACATCTTGCCCAGGATGCTGGTCAACTTCCTGACAAGGGAAAACAGAATCTCATTTAACAGCTGTctcttgcaattttatttctttgcttccttgGCATGTGCTGAGTGTTATCTTTTATCTGCAATGTCTTATGATCGTTATTTAGCAATATGCAAACCCTTGCATTATACAACATTTATGAATGTCAGATCCTCTGTCCTTCTTGCAGCTGGATCCTGGCTTTGTGGGTTTCTGGCTAGCATCTGTACTACACTATATGCATCATGGCTGACTTTCTGTGGGCCCAATGAAATTGACCATTTCTTTTGTGATTATACACCCTTATTAGTACTCTCCTGCAGTGAAACCCACAGAACAGAATTGGTCATGTCCATTTTAGCCTCTGCATGCACCATGCCTCCATTTCTTTTAACCCTGGCAACCTATATTTGTATCATCACTGTTATCCTGAAAATCCCTTCCAACATAGGGAGGCAAAAGGCTTTCTCTACTTGCTCCTCCCACCTCATTGTAGTCACAGTTTTCTATGGAACCCTAATTGCTGTCTACACATTGCCCAAAACTAAAGCCCTTAGAGAGTTAAACAAAGTCTTATCTGTTTTTTATACTATTCTGACTCCTATGCTCAATCCTCTCATCT AGTTgagaaacaaaaagtttaaagaaGCTTTGAGAAAAGCTATTGGCAAATACATTCATTAa